One Amblyomma americanum isolate KBUSLIRL-KWMA chromosome 8, ASM5285725v1, whole genome shotgun sequence DNA window includes the following coding sequences:
- the LOC144100255 gene encoding uncharacterized protein LOC144100255, whose translation MMGTPAPIQAQAQARQHSAPWMWMDAFVVILFMGVDAFFPAMNLPSTSCVLTQKQAGLRGHLLLVPTRNAGPNMRSLSRHRTGVTRIPERRMRASGSRRH comes from the exons ATGATGGGGACACCTGCACCAATCCAAGCTCAAGCCCAAGCTAG GCAGCACTCGGCGCCTTGGATGTGGATGGATGCCTTCGTTGTGATCCTTTTCATGGGGGTAGATGCCTTCTTCCCTGCCATGAACTTGCCAAGCACATCCTGCGTGTTGACCCAGAAGCAAGCTGGCTTGAGAGGTCACCTGCTTCTTGTGCCGACACGG AACGCTGGGCCAAATATGAGAAGCTTGTCCCGGCATCGCACTGGCGTAACACGAATCCCCGAGCGGAGAATGCGGGCCTCGGGCAGTCGGCGTCACTGA